A window of Callospermophilus lateralis isolate mCalLat2 chromosome 17, mCalLat2.hap1, whole genome shotgun sequence contains these coding sequences:
- the Slc71a2 gene encoding hippocampus abundant transcript-like protein 1 isoform X2 — MLTVLHETFPQHTFLMNGLIQGVKGLLSFLSAPLIGALSDVWGRKPFLLGTVFFTCFPIPLMRISPWWYFAMISVSGVFSVTFSVIFAYVADVTQEHERSTAYGWVSATFAASLVSSPAIGAYLSASYGDSLVVLVATVVALLDICFILVAVPESLPEKMRPVSWGAQISWKQADPFASLKKVGKDSTVFLICITVFLSYLPEAGQYSSFFLYLRQVIGFGSVKIAAFIAMVGILSIVAQTVFLSILMRSLGNKNTVLLGLGFQMLQLAWYGFGAQAWMMWAAGTVAAMSSITFPAVSALVSWNADSDQQGVAQGIITGIRGLCNGLGPALYGFIFYMFHVELTELGPELNSNSDALQGAVIPGPPFLFGACIVLMSFLVALFIPEYRKASGVQKHSNSISGSLTNTPERGSDEDIEPLLQDSSIWELSFEEPGNQSTEL; from the exons GGCCTGCTCTCTTTTCTGAGTGCCCCGCTCATAGGCGCTCTGTCCGACGTGTGGGGGAGGAAGCCTTTTCTCCTTGGCACTGTGTTCTTCACCTGTTTCCCTATCCCACTGATGAGGATCAGCCCATG GTGGTATTTTGCAATGATTTCTGTGTCTGGAGTCTTCTCAGTCACGTTCTCTGTGATATTTGCCTATGTAGCTGATGTCACTCAGGAGCACGAGCGAAGTACTGCTTATGGATGG GTCTCAGCCACTTTTGCAGCTAGTCTGGTCAGTAGCCCTGCCATTGGAGCATACCTTTCTGCAAGTTATGGAGACAGCCTCGTTGTGCTAGTGGCCACAGTGGTGGCTCTTCTGGACATCTGTTTCATCTTGGTGGCTGTTCCAGAATCTTTGCCAGAGAAAATGAGACCGGTTTCCTGGGGAGCTCAGATTTCTTGGAAACAAGCAGACCCTTTTGCG TCATTGAAGAAAGTTGGGAAAGATTCTACTGTCTTCTTAATCTGCATCACCGTGTTTCTTTCGTATCTTCCCGAAGCTGGACAGTATTCAAGTTTTTTTCTCTATCTCAGGCAG GTCATAGGCTTTGGATCTGTTAAAATTGCAGCATTCATTGCTATGGTAGGAATTCTGTCTATCGTAGCTCAG ACGGTCTTTCTTAGCATTTTGATGAGGTCGTTGGGGAATAAGAATACTGTCCTTCTTGGCTTGGGCTTCCAGATGCTCCAGTTGGCCTGGTATGGTTTTGGAGCTCAGGCCTG GATGATGTGGGCTGCAGGGACCGTGGCAGCCATGTCCAGCATCACATTCCCGGCAGTCAGCGCTCTCGTCTCTTGGAATGCAGATTCAGATCAGCAAG GAGTTGCCCAGGGGATCATAACTGGAATAAGAGGACTATGCAATGGCCTGGGGCCAGCACTGTATGGCTTTATATTCTACATGTTCCACGTAGAATTGACTGAGTTAGGCCCAGAATTGAATTCTAACAGTGATGCCCTACAG GGAGCTGTCATCCCAGGCCCACCATTTTTATTTGGAGCATGTATAGTTCTTATGTCTTTTCTGGTTGCCTTATTCATCCCTGAATACCGGAAAGCCAGTGGAGTTCAAAAACATAGCAACAGCATCAGCGGAAGCCTAACCAATACCCCAGAACGAGGCAGTGATGAGGACATTGAGCCACTGCTGCAAGATAGTAGCATCTGGGAGCTCTCCTTTGAAGAGCCTGGGAATCAGAGCACTGAGCTGTAA
- the LOC143383003 gene encoding glutathione reductase, mitochondrial produces MACKQEPQLQCPPPAAVACYDYLVIGGGSGGLASARRAAELGARAAVVESHKLGGTCVNVGCVPKKVMWNTAVHSEFMHDHVDYGFQSCESKFNWSVIKEKRDAYVSRLNTIYRNNLTKSHIEIIHGHAAFTCDPQPTVEVNGKKYTAPHILIATGGVPSYPHESQIPGASLGITSDGFFQLEELPRRSVIVGAGYIAVEIAGILSALGSKTSLMIRHDKVLRNFDSLISSNCTEELENSGVEVLKYSQVKEVKRTSSGLEVSVISEVPGSKPTLTTIPDVDCLLWAIGRDPNSRGLNLNNLGIQTDEKGHIIVDEFQNTNVKGVYAVGDVCGKALLTPVAIAAGRKLAHRLFECKEDSKLDYDNIPTVVFSHPPIGTVGLTEDEAVNKYGKDNVKIYSTTFTPMYHAVTTRKTKCVMKMVCANKEEKVVGIHMQGIGCDEMLQGFAVAVKMGATKADFDNTVAIHPTSSEELVTLR; encoded by the coding sequence ATGGCGTGTAAGCAGGAGCCTCAGCTGCAGTGTCCGCCGCCCGCTGCGGTGGCCTGCTACGACTACCTGGTGATCGGGGGCGGCTCCGGCGGGCTGGCCAGCGCGCGCCGGGCAGCAGAACTCGGCGCCAGGGCCGCGGTGGTGGAGAGCCACAAACTGGGCGGCACTTGCGTGAATGTTGGATGTGTACCCAAAAAGGTAATGTGGAACACAGCTGTCCACTCTGAATTCATGCATGATCATGTTGATTATGGCTTTCAAAGCTGTGAGAGTAAATTCAATTGGAGTGTTATAAAAGAAAAGCGGGATGCCTATGTGAGCCGCCTGAACACCATCTATCGAAACAATCTAACCAAGTCCCATATAGAAATCATCCATGGCCATGCAGCATTCACGTGTGATCCCCAGCCCACAGTGGAGGTTAATGGGAAAAAATACACAGCTCCTCACATTCTGATTGCCACAGGTGGTGTCCCCTCATATCCTCATGAGAGCCAGATCCCTGGTGCCAGCCTAGGAATAaccagtgatggattttttcagtTGGAAGAATTGCCTCGCCGCAGTGTCATTGTGGGCGCAGGTTATATTGCTGTGGAAATAGCTGGGATCCTCTCAGCCCTGGGCTCTAAGACATCATTAATGATCCGGCATGATAAGGTACTTAGAAATTTTGATTCACTAATCAGTTCCAACTGCACTGAAGAGCTGGAGAACTCTGGCGTGGAGGTCTTGAAGTACTCACAGGTCAAGGAAGTTAAAAGGACTTCATCAGGCCTGGAAGTTTCCGTGATTTCTGAAGTTCCTGGAAGCAAGCCGACCTTGACCACTATTCCAGATGTTGACTGCCTGCTCTGGGCCATTGGACGGGACCCAAATTCCAGGGGCTTGAATTTAAACAATCTGGGAATTCAAACTGATGAGAAAGGTCATATTATAGTAGACGAATTCCAGAATACCAATGTCAAAGGTGTCTACGCTGTCGGGGACGTGTGTGGGAAAGCTCTTCTTACTCCAGTTGCAATAGCTGCTGGCCGGAAACTTGCCCATAGACTTTTTGAATGCAAAGAAGATTCCAAATTAGACTATGACAACATCCCCACTGTGGTCTTCAGTCATCCCCCTATTGGGACGGTTGGACTCACAGAAGATGAGGCTgttaataaatatggaaaagatAATGTGAAGATCTATTCAACCACGTTTACCCCAATGTATCACGCAGTGACCACAAGGAAAACTAAATGTGTGATGAAAATGGTTTGTGCCAACAAAGAGGAAAAGGTGGTTGGGATCCATATGCAGGGAATTGGTTGTGATGAAATGCTGCAGGGTTTTGCTGTTGCAGTGAAAATGGGAGcaactaaggctgactttgacaaCACGGTTGCCATTCATCCTACCTCTTCAGAAGAACTGGTCACACTCCGTTGA